From the Calonectris borealis chromosome 4, bCalBor7.hap1.2, whole genome shotgun sequence genome, one window contains:
- the CENPU gene encoding centromere protein U isoform X1, translated as MSSKKKMKRNHPGNKLKAHKANTHPRWKLLPLEEPDVSRILKVTEANELEELDDSFDHPLHSTAVDAYGEEHSQNESLGHVSAPQRKNTDKSKRPHRSKTSDGDVQKFSTADPEDEPLKENVKALNTTQCQAKKKQRPSEKNTSDPSVDSPCSVQVWCPKELKRSPRDITELDVILAEFEKIAANYRQRIESNVCRKAINGFCSAFKDQITDLIVEVQELKNMKKKNAKVITDIKKKRQRLLQLQEELFGAEPQLIRLQREYAEIQERKSSLRQATELLTDLKELQQDCLDYREENPKEKVVALLDGNQRQTNKNHGQITCRREQNKYRHGRKTMRWKEYWQGGFCSCWMKLQWGT; from the exons ATGtcctcaaagaagaaaatgaagagaaatcatCCCGGAAATAAATTAAAG GCACACAAAGCCAACACCCATCCTCGCTGGAAATTGCTTCCACTTGAGGAACCAGATGTCTCAAGGATATTGAAGGTAACGGAAGCAAATGAACTTGAGGAGCTTGACGATTCATTTG aTCACCCTTTGCACAGTACTGCTGTGGATGCTTATGGAGAGGAACACTCACAGAATGAGTCACTTGGTCATGTTTCAGctccacaaaggaaaaatacagataaaag taAAAGACCGCATCGCTCGAAAACATCTGATGGTGATGTTCAGAAATTCAGCACAGCTGATCCTGAAGATGAGCCCCTTAAGGAGAATGTG AAGGCTCTGAATACCACTCAATGCCAGGCAAAAAAGAAGCAGCGGCCTTCAGAGAAGAACACATCAGATCCTTCTG TGGATAGCCCATGTTCTGTACAGGTTTGGTGTCCCAAAGAGCTGAAGAGATCTCCCAGAGATATTACAGAACTGGATGTTATTCTGGCTGAATTTGAGAAGATAGCAGCAAATTACAG ACAACGCATAGAATCAAACGTTTGCAGAAAAGCTATCAATGGCTTCTGTTCTGCTTTCAAGGATCAAATCACTGATCTT aTAGTGGAAGTCCAGGAATtaaagaatatgaagaaaaaaaatgctaag GTAATAACAGacatcaaaaagaaaaggcagcgaCTGTTGCAACTCCAAGAAGAGCTATTTGG AGCTGAACCACAACTGATACGACTACAAAGAGAATATGCTGAGATACAGGAAAGGAAATCTTCCTTGAGGCAGGCAACTGAATTACTTACTGATTTAAAGGAGCTACAGCAAGACTGTTTGGATTACagagaagaaaacccaaaagaaaaagtGGTA GCTCTGCTAGATGGTAACCAAAGACAGACAAATAAAAATCACGGCCAAATCACTTGCAGAAGagaacagaataaatacagacaTGGAAGAAAAACTATGAGGTGGAAGGAATACTGGCAAGGAGGATTCTGCAGTTGTTGGATGAAGCTTCAGTGGGGAACCTGA
- the CENPU gene encoding centromere protein U isoform X2, translated as MSSKKKMKRNHPGNKLKAHKANTHPRWKLLPLEEPDVSRILKVTEANELEELDDSFDHPLHSTAVDAYGEEHSQNESLGHVSAPQRKNTDKSKRPHRSKTSDGDVQKFSTADPEDEPLKENVALNTTQCQAKKKQRPSEKNTSDPSVDSPCSVQVWCPKELKRSPRDITELDVILAEFEKIAANYRQRIESNVCRKAINGFCSAFKDQITDLIVEVQELKNMKKKNAKVITDIKKKRQRLLQLQEELFGAEPQLIRLQREYAEIQERKSSLRQATELLTDLKELQQDCLDYREENPKEKVVALLDGNQRQTNKNHGQITCRREQNKYRHGRKTMRWKEYWQGGFCSCWMKLQWGT; from the exons ATGtcctcaaagaagaaaatgaagagaaatcatCCCGGAAATAAATTAAAG GCACACAAAGCCAACACCCATCCTCGCTGGAAATTGCTTCCACTTGAGGAACCAGATGTCTCAAGGATATTGAAGGTAACGGAAGCAAATGAACTTGAGGAGCTTGACGATTCATTTG aTCACCCTTTGCACAGTACTGCTGTGGATGCTTATGGAGAGGAACACTCACAGAATGAGTCACTTGGTCATGTTTCAGctccacaaaggaaaaatacagataaaag taAAAGACCGCATCGCTCGAAAACATCTGATGGTGATGTTCAGAAATTCAGCACAGCTGATCCTGAAGATGAGCCCCTTAAGGAGAATGTG GCTCTGAATACCACTCAATGCCAGGCAAAAAAGAAGCAGCGGCCTTCAGAGAAGAACACATCAGATCCTTCTG TGGATAGCCCATGTTCTGTACAGGTTTGGTGTCCCAAAGAGCTGAAGAGATCTCCCAGAGATATTACAGAACTGGATGTTATTCTGGCTGAATTTGAGAAGATAGCAGCAAATTACAG ACAACGCATAGAATCAAACGTTTGCAGAAAAGCTATCAATGGCTTCTGTTCTGCTTTCAAGGATCAAATCACTGATCTT aTAGTGGAAGTCCAGGAATtaaagaatatgaagaaaaaaaatgctaag GTAATAACAGacatcaaaaagaaaaggcagcgaCTGTTGCAACTCCAAGAAGAGCTATTTGG AGCTGAACCACAACTGATACGACTACAAAGAGAATATGCTGAGATACAGGAAAGGAAATCTTCCTTGAGGCAGGCAACTGAATTACTTACTGATTTAAAGGAGCTACAGCAAGACTGTTTGGATTACagagaagaaaacccaaaagaaaaagtGGTA GCTCTGCTAGATGGTAACCAAAGACAGACAAATAAAAATCACGGCCAAATCACTTGCAGAAGagaacagaataaatacagacaTGGAAGAAAAACTATGAGGTGGAAGGAATACTGGCAAGGAGGATTCTGCAGTTGTTGGATGAAGCTTCAGTGGGGAACCTGA
- the CENPU gene encoding centromere protein U isoform X3 yields the protein MSSKKKMKRNHPGNKLKAHKANTHPRWKLLPLEEPDVSRILKVTEANELEELDDSFDHPLHSTAVDAYGEEHSQNESLGHVSAPQRKNTDKSKRPHRSKTSDGDVQKFSTADPEDEPLKENVKALNTTQCQAKKKQRPSEKNTSDPSVDSPCSVQVWCPKELKRSPRDITELDVILAEFEKIAANYRQRIESNVCRKAINGFCSAFKDQITDLIVEVQELKNMKKKNAKVITDIKKKRQRLLQLQEELFGAEPQLIRLQREYAEIQERKSSLRQATELLTDLKELQQDCLDYREENPKEKVVYGTSSLPALLVESRRILGAERHFQNINTKLEEALAVQRGKLSKKH from the exons ATGtcctcaaagaagaaaatgaagagaaatcatCCCGGAAATAAATTAAAG GCACACAAAGCCAACACCCATCCTCGCTGGAAATTGCTTCCACTTGAGGAACCAGATGTCTCAAGGATATTGAAGGTAACGGAAGCAAATGAACTTGAGGAGCTTGACGATTCATTTG aTCACCCTTTGCACAGTACTGCTGTGGATGCTTATGGAGAGGAACACTCACAGAATGAGTCACTTGGTCATGTTTCAGctccacaaaggaaaaatacagataaaag taAAAGACCGCATCGCTCGAAAACATCTGATGGTGATGTTCAGAAATTCAGCACAGCTGATCCTGAAGATGAGCCCCTTAAGGAGAATGTG AAGGCTCTGAATACCACTCAATGCCAGGCAAAAAAGAAGCAGCGGCCTTCAGAGAAGAACACATCAGATCCTTCTG TGGATAGCCCATGTTCTGTACAGGTTTGGTGTCCCAAAGAGCTGAAGAGATCTCCCAGAGATATTACAGAACTGGATGTTATTCTGGCTGAATTTGAGAAGATAGCAGCAAATTACAG ACAACGCATAGAATCAAACGTTTGCAGAAAAGCTATCAATGGCTTCTGTTCTGCTTTCAAGGATCAAATCACTGATCTT aTAGTGGAAGTCCAGGAATtaaagaatatgaagaaaaaaaatgctaag GTAATAACAGacatcaaaaagaaaaggcagcgaCTGTTGCAACTCCAAGAAGAGCTATTTGG AGCTGAACCACAACTGATACGACTACAAAGAGAATATGCTGAGATACAGGAAAGGAAATCTTCCTTGAGGCAGGCAACTGAATTACTTACTGATTTAAAGGAGCTACAGCAAGACTGTTTGGATTACagagaagaaaacccaaaagaaaaagtGGTA TATGGAACTTCCAGCCTACCTGCTCTTCTGGTGGAGTCACGGAGAATTCTAGGGGCAGAAAGACACTTTCAGAATATTAATACAAAACTGGAAGAGGCTCTGGCTGTACAAAGAGGGAAGTTATCGAAGAAACATTAG
- the CENPU gene encoding centromere protein U isoform X4, whose translation MSSKKKMKRNHPGNKLKAHKANTHPRWKLLPLEEPDVSRILKVTEANELEELDDSFDHPLHSTAVDAYGEEHSQNESLGHVSAPQRKNTDKSKRPHRSKTSDGDVQKFSTADPEDEPLKENVALNTTQCQAKKKQRPSEKNTSDPSVDSPCSVQVWCPKELKRSPRDITELDVILAEFEKIAANYRQRIESNVCRKAINGFCSAFKDQITDLIVEVQELKNMKKKNAKVITDIKKKRQRLLQLQEELFGAEPQLIRLQREYAEIQERKSSLRQATELLTDLKELQQDCLDYREENPKEKVVYGTSSLPALLVESRRILGAERHFQNINTKLEEALAVQRGKLSKKH comes from the exons ATGtcctcaaagaagaaaatgaagagaaatcatCCCGGAAATAAATTAAAG GCACACAAAGCCAACACCCATCCTCGCTGGAAATTGCTTCCACTTGAGGAACCAGATGTCTCAAGGATATTGAAGGTAACGGAAGCAAATGAACTTGAGGAGCTTGACGATTCATTTG aTCACCCTTTGCACAGTACTGCTGTGGATGCTTATGGAGAGGAACACTCACAGAATGAGTCACTTGGTCATGTTTCAGctccacaaaggaaaaatacagataaaag taAAAGACCGCATCGCTCGAAAACATCTGATGGTGATGTTCAGAAATTCAGCACAGCTGATCCTGAAGATGAGCCCCTTAAGGAGAATGTG GCTCTGAATACCACTCAATGCCAGGCAAAAAAGAAGCAGCGGCCTTCAGAGAAGAACACATCAGATCCTTCTG TGGATAGCCCATGTTCTGTACAGGTTTGGTGTCCCAAAGAGCTGAAGAGATCTCCCAGAGATATTACAGAACTGGATGTTATTCTGGCTGAATTTGAGAAGATAGCAGCAAATTACAG ACAACGCATAGAATCAAACGTTTGCAGAAAAGCTATCAATGGCTTCTGTTCTGCTTTCAAGGATCAAATCACTGATCTT aTAGTGGAAGTCCAGGAATtaaagaatatgaagaaaaaaaatgctaag GTAATAACAGacatcaaaaagaaaaggcagcgaCTGTTGCAACTCCAAGAAGAGCTATTTGG AGCTGAACCACAACTGATACGACTACAAAGAGAATATGCTGAGATACAGGAAAGGAAATCTTCCTTGAGGCAGGCAACTGAATTACTTACTGATTTAAAGGAGCTACAGCAAGACTGTTTGGATTACagagaagaaaacccaaaagaaaaagtGGTA TATGGAACTTCCAGCCTACCTGCTCTTCTGGTGGAGTCACGGAGAATTCTAGGGGCAGAAAGACACTTTCAGAATATTAATACAAAACTGGAAGAGGCTCTGGCTGTACAAAGAGGGAAGTTATCGAAGAAACATTAG
- the PRIMPOL gene encoding DNA-directed primase/polymerase protein isoform X6: MESKAAVVIPEEGAGHIFQCSAEAVGLDGSLTNLTAVKDASKGWPAVARETKEMDTSHQGENSEFSFLIVNDKEGDKQLFVDLGVYTRNRNFRMYKSSKAGKNVILKIAEDNKFVPNCEENVSLEEAYFLSSLICNIRAKDDTKVLSSGFSEEERKMSAFLNSKTTRSSRDSMEGYQDSPYPEIDYFVRSLVNKDRVQGGIRRWNYFSVEEILVYDIFGYRWCENIGRAHKSNNIMILVDLKKEVWYQKCHDPVCREKNFKSQSFPLPPRICLPFLFKEEEEYTLMDERGNTEEKVKPHSNVSDLSKSSVSLEKSLSPDFLLSESEWDNASDDACFLEATEDVELAEAANDSLNYAMEEIPDEVLLEALRKQDTCNTGSS, translated from the exons ATGGAGAGTAAAGCTGCTGTTGTAATTCCAGAAGAAGGAGCAGGACATATTTTCCAGTGTTCTGCAGaagcagttggattagatggttcTCTTACAAACCTCACAGCTGTCAAAGATGCTTCCAAAGGCTGGCCAGCTGTTGCTCGTGAAACAAAAGAGATGGATACATCACACCAGGGAGAAAATTCGGAATTTTCCTTTCTAATAGTAAATGATAAAGAAGGAGACAAGCAACTTTTTGTGGATCTAG GAGTTTATACAAGGAATAGAAATTTCCGGATGTATAAATCatcaaaagcaggaaaaaatgtgatTCTGAAGATAGCAGAGGATAATAAGTTTGTCCCTAACTGTGAAGAGAATGTTTCCTTGGAAGAAgcgtattttctttcctctttgatcTGCAACATTAG agCGAAGGATGACACAAAAGTTCTATCATCTGGCTtttcagaggaggagagaaaaatgtctgcttttttaaacagtaaaactACCAGAAGCAGTAGAG ATTCCATGGAAGGTTATCAGGATTCACCATATCCAGAAATTGATTATTTTGTTCGTTCTTTGGTTAATAAAGACAGGGTGCAAGGAG ggataCGACGATGGAATTATTTCTCTGTGGAAGAAATACTTGTATATGATATTTTTGGTTACCGTTGGTGTGAAAATATTGGAAGAGCTCACAAAAGTAACAACATAAT GATTCTGGTAGATCTAAAGAAGGAAGTCTGGTATCAAAAGTGTCACGATCcagtctgcagagaaaaaaacttcAAATCACAAA GTTTTCCATTACCACCTCGGATAtgtctcccttttcttttcaaagag GAAGAAGAGTATACACTAATGGATGAAAGGgggaacacagaagaaaaagtaaaaccacATTCTAATGTGTCCGACTTGTCAAAAAGCTCAGTATCTCTAGAAAAAAGCTTGTCTCCAGACTTCCTGTTGTCAGAGAGTGAGTGGGACAATGCAAGCGATGATGCCTGTTTCCTAGAAGCTACTGAAGATGTGGAACTAGCTGAAGCTGCAAATGATAGTCTGAATTATGCCATGGAAGAAATTCCTGATGAAGTTCTTTTGGAAGCTTTAAGGAAACAGGACACTTGCAATACAGGCAGCAGCTAA